The Alkalihalophilus pseudofirmus nucleotide sequence ACATCACGCAGGTTGACTGTCCCTAAGCCATCATCATTTGTGGTCTCATGTGAATGGAATAGTGCTTTTAAATAGGCATGATTTCCATTAACAGCCGGACGCCCTGCTGCAACCTTTAGAGGAGATGTTACCGTTTCACCACTTATAAGTAATAAGAGGGATTCTTCAATCAGACCATGGGTAACACCGTATTCTTTTAACCATTCCTCTAACTCGTCTCTAGTGAGTTGATCCTCTTCGTTTCTTTCTTTTGTTTGAATCAAGTGCGCCTGCATTTTATCGGTTGAGACGTCTATTTTAAAATAATCATCCATTTCTAACATTGACCCGCCCCCAATAACGAGTGATTTCATGTAAGGATTATATGTTGATGAGCTGATTCATCCTGAAAAGTGCCTTTGAATGAATTTGCGAAATTCTTGATGTCGATAAATTTAAAATATGGCCTATTTCAGTTAACGTTAGCTCGTCAAAATAGAATAGACTAATAACCAGCTTTTCATTTTCAGATAGGCGATTGATCCCTTTTATTAATTCCTCTTTCACCGCTTCAAACATAAGGCTTTCTTCAGGTGTTTTTGTTTGTTTGTCAACAAGCGTTGCAGAATAAGAGGCACTGTTATTTGAATCGCTTCGGTCGGAATCATTTGTTCGTTCATCGATTGATAATAAATTAGATAAATAGTGTTCATTCATGATTTGATAGACTTCTTCTTCAGGCATGTCTAACTTAACTCCAACTTCTTTTGCACTCACATTTCTTCCAAACTCTTGTTCTAGTTGCTGAATACATGCTTCTACCCGTTTAATTTTTTCACGCATCGACCTCGGAAGCCAATCCTCTTTACGCAAACCATCTATAATCGCACCACGCACACGAAACGATGCGTATGTATCAAATTTGAGATCTCGATTGGGATTGAACTTTTCCAGCGCATCATATAAACCTAACATTCCATGGCTCGTAAGATCGTCTTTTGAGACATTTTTAGGAAGGCCTACAGAGATTCGTTGTACATGATAGTTCACAATCGGCATGTATAAACGAATTAATTCATCACAAGCCTCTAAGTCTCGGCTTGTTAACCACTTATCCCAAATTTTCTGATTTTCATTAGTAGATACACGTGCCATCATTTGTCCCTCCTATCACTACATTCCATTCATCCCAATCAAACTCACTTCGTTAAATGTGTTCTAAATGGCCACGGTCCCCTGATTGACGGTTCTTATATGTAACTTTTTTGTCACAGGATCGAACTCAATTGTTCTACCGCTTTTTCCCCCGACATCACTCGCCAATACTGGGATCCTCAATTGTTTTAATGCAAGCTTAACTGCTTCTACATTTCTTGGTCCGATTCTCATCACATCGCTGCCGCTTTGGAAGGTAAACATCTGTGCACCGCCCGCCATCTTGGCTTTAAGGGAGTAAGATCGTGCCCCTTCAGCGATCATTTTGTTAAACAATTCTTTAATCGCTGTATCTGCATATTTCGCTGTATTTAATGTTACTTGTTTTGATTGACTTGAATCAGGGAGCATCACATGGGCCATGCCTGAAATGTTTGTCATTTCATCATAGATGACCACACCTACACAAGACCCTAATCCAGAGGTGCGTATTGTATTGGGCGGTGCGGCAAGCTTTAAATCTGCCATCCCCACTTTGATTACCTCACTCATCCACGTCCACCCCTAAAGCTTTAAAAATCACCTGAAATGAGTCAGGATCTGGCAATAGAAAGAAATGACCTGACGTTTCTTCACTCTCATTGTCTGCTTCTGTTATATGAGTATCGATAACAAGCGCATGGTCACTCACTTCAGAGATTGACATCAGACCATAATTTAATACTGCTCCGACCATATCTATACTCAAACCAGGTACCGTAGGCTGAAGATTAAGTTTAGTAAAGTCTGCTAACGATGAAAGATAAGAGCCTGAGAGGATATTTCCTACTTCTTGTAAAGCAGATAGTCCAATTTGATCAAACGGAGGCTGCTTTAATTGAAAATCCTCGTCTTCAATAAGTGATCGAATTAAGCGCTCGGCTTGGTCGATCTCTGATAAAAAAAACATGCTGCCTGGCGCATCGCCTTCAATCCGCAAAAAAATAGCAGCTACCTCCGCCTCTGCTCCCCCAACTTGATCAGGTAAATCCTGCAGAGGAACCACTCTAACATTAGGAACCTTCATATCTATTTTGCGTCTTAATAATGTAGAAAGCGAAGTAGCTGCATGACCAGCCCCAATATTCCCAATTTCTTTTAACACATCTAAATGAAATGGCTTAAGCTGATTTAGATCTCTCAATTCACCCAATGGATAACTCCCCTTCATTTAAATTGATTAAGATGACGCATAATATGGTCACTTATCTTATCAAGATCACTTATTTCATCAACTAACTGTGCTTCGATTGCTGCTTTTGGCATCCCGTATACTACCGATGTACGAACCGATTCAGCAATAGAAAAACAAAGGCCGTTTTCTTTTAACTTCTCTAAACCTGCTTTGCCGTCTGAACCCATGCCTGTCATAATAACAGCAATTTTTTGTAAGTCTGGAAACTTCGCTAGTGATTCAAATAAGACATCCACTGAAGGTCTATGCCCTCTTCTCATGTCACCTTTATTCAGATGAATAGAATACGCTTGACCCGTTTTCATTATTTCCATATGCGAACCACCAGGTGCAATATAGGCAGTTCCATTTCGAAGGATGTCCCCGCCAGCGGCCTCTTTCACATCAATGTGAGAGATCGTATCTAAACGTTGGGCTAAAGATTGTGTAAATCCGCTTGGCATATGCTGAACAATGACAATCGGTGCATCAATTTCTTTGGGCAGGTTTGTTAATACTTCCTTTAATGCCTTAGGTCCGCCAGTGGATGTTCCAATAGCAATCATTTTTTTATTGCTGCTGCTTGTTGAGTGCTTAGTCACAAAAGGACGGTATGAAGGTATTTGCTGTATATGGCGCCCACTTGTGTTATTCATTAGGTTTGCTTGACTCGCGAGCTTTACTTTCTTCACAATTTCTTTTTCAATCACATGCAGATCTAGGGATATGGCTCCTGACGTTTTTGCAACAAAATCTACAGCACCAAGCTCCATAGCAAGAAGCGTTTGAAGAGCTCCTTCTTTTGTTAAACTGCTGATCATAACCACAGGAATAGGATCATGCTTCATTAATTGTTCAAGTGTCGATAT carries:
- a CDS encoding FliA/WhiG family RNA polymerase sigma factor, whose translation is MARVSTNENQKIWDKWLTSRDLEACDELIRLYMPIVNYHVQRISVGLPKNVSKDDLTSHGMLGLYDALEKFNPNRDLKFDTYASFRVRGAIIDGLRKEDWLPRSMREKIKRVEACIQQLEQEFGRNVSAKEVGVKLDMPEEEVYQIMNEHYLSNLLSIDERTNDSDRSDSNNSASYSATLVDKQTKTPEESLMFEAVKEELIKGINRLSENEKLVISLFYFDELTLTEIGHILNLSTSRISQIHSKALFRMNQLINI
- a CDS encoding chemotaxis protein CheD, coding for MSEVIKVGMADLKLAAPPNTIRTSGLGSCVGVVIYDEMTNISGMAHVMLPDSSQSKQVTLNTAKYADTAIKELFNKMIAEGARSYSLKAKMAGGAQMFTFQSGSDVMRIGPRNVEAVKLALKQLRIPVLASDVGGKSGRTIEFDPVTKKLHIRTVNQGTVAI
- a CDS encoding chemotaxis protein CheC, with the protein product MRDLNQLKPFHLDVLKEIGNIGAGHAATSLSTLLRRKIDMKVPNVRVVPLQDLPDQVGGAEAEVAAIFLRIEGDAPGSMFFLSEIDQAERLIRSLIEDEDFQLKQPPFDQIGLSALQEVGNILSGSYLSSLADFTKLNLQPTVPGLSIDMVGAVLNYGLMSISEVSDHALVIDTHITEADNESEETSGHFFLLPDPDSFQVIFKALGVDVDE
- a CDS encoding protein-glutamate methylesterase/protein-glutamine glutaminase; translated protein: MKERGDHMVEQINVLVVDDSAFMRKVISDMLNKDPYIHVVGTARNGKEALTKRVSLAPDVITLDVEMPVMDGISTLEQLMKHDPIPVVMISSLTKEGALQTLLAMELGAVDFVAKTSGAISLDLHVIEKEIVKKVKLASQANLMNNTSGRHIQQIPSYRPFVTKHSTSSSNKKMIAIGTSTGGPKALKEVLTNLPKEIDAPIVIVQHMPSGFTQSLAQRLDTISHIDVKEAAGGDILRNGTAYIAPGGSHMEIMKTGQAYSIHLNKGDMRRGHRPSVDVLFESLAKFPDLQKIAVIMTGMGSDGKAGLEKLKENGLCFSIAESVRTSVVYGMPKAAIEAQLVDEISDLDKISDHIMRHLNQFK